The Hyphomicrobiales bacterium genome has a window encoding:
- the mtnA gene encoding Methylthioribose-1-phosphate isomerase, with amino-acid sequence MKINGQHYRTIWLAQDGWRVVVIDQTRLPFRFETVALGSPEQAADAIRSMVVRGAPLIGATAAYGVALAMRADASDTALAAALGLLGATRPTAVNLRWALERMRGVLAPLPSEKRAEAAYAEAAAICDEDVALCRAIGEHGLPLIRAAAARKPSGQPVNILTHCNAGWIATVDWGTALAPIYLAHDAGMPIHVWVDETRPRNQGAALTAYELGAHGVPHTVITDNAGGHLMQRGAVDMVIVGTDRTTAQGDVANKIGTYLKALAAQDNGVPFYVALPSPTIDWGIGDGLADIPIEERAAREVTHLSGLAEDGEVRSVRVVAPGSNAANPAFDVTPARLVTGLITERGVCAASAEGLAHLFPDLANRATA; translated from the coding sequence GTGAAGATCAACGGGCAGCACTACAGGACGATCTGGCTGGCGCAGGATGGCTGGCGCGTCGTGGTCATCGACCAGACGCGACTGCCCTTCCGCTTCGAGACGGTCGCGCTGGGCTCGCCCGAGCAGGCGGCCGATGCGATCCGCTCCATGGTGGTGCGCGGGGCGCCGCTGATCGGGGCGACGGCGGCCTATGGCGTGGCGCTGGCGATGCGTGCGGATGCCTCGGATACCGCCTTGGCGGCGGCGCTCGGGCTTCTCGGCGCGACGCGGCCGACCGCGGTCAATCTGCGCTGGGCGCTGGAGCGGATGCGGGGGGTGCTGGCGCCGCTCCCTTCGGAGAAACGCGCCGAGGCGGCCTATGCCGAGGCAGCGGCGATCTGCGACGAGGATGTCGCGCTGTGCCGGGCCATCGGCGAACACGGCCTGCCGCTGATCCGGGCCGCTGCCGCGCGCAAGCCGTCAGGGCAACCGGTCAATATTCTCACGCATTGCAATGCCGGCTGGATCGCGACCGTGGATTGGGGCACAGCGCTGGCGCCGATCTATCTCGCGCATGATGCCGGTATGCCCATCCATGTCTGGGTCGACGAGACGCGGCCCCGCAATCAGGGCGCGGCGCTGACAGCCTATGAGCTCGGTGCCCATGGCGTGCCGCATACGGTGATCACCGACAATGCCGGCGGCCACCTGATGCAGCGCGGCGCGGTCGATATGGTGATCGTCGGAACGGATCGGACGACGGCGCAAGGCGATGTCGCCAACAAGATCGGCACCTATCTCAAGGCGCTGGCGGCGCAGGACAACGGTGTGCCGTTCTATGTGGCGTTGCCGTCCCCGACGATCGACTGGGGTATCGGTGACGGCCTTGCCGATATTCCGATCGAGGAGCGGGCGGCGCGGGAGGTGACGCATCTCTCGGGGCTCGCCGAGGATGGCGAGGTGCGGTCCGTCCGTGTCGTCGCACCGGGCAGCAATGCCGCCAACCCGGCCTTCGACGTGACGCCGGCGCGGCTCGTCACCGGGCTCATCACCGAACGCGGGGTCTGCGCCGCGAGCGCGGAGGGGCTCGCGCATCTCTTTCCCGATCTCGCGAACAGGGCGACGGCATGA
- the ald gene encoding 5-methylthioribulose-1-phosphate/5-deoxyribulose-1-phosphate aldolase: MTETELRQEIVAVAQAIDRAGFCPSKSGNVSARFGEGLLITPSGLPYAQTRPEDLIHLAPDGAVLSGSRKPSSEWPFHVAIYQARPDAQAIVHTHSPRATALSCARRGIPAFHYMIALCGGSDVRCADYATFGTPELAANAVKGLEGRKAVLLANHGVIALGQTLAGAHTIVAEVENLAGQYLDILAAGLQPVILDDAEMERVGAKFAGYGKVG, encoded by the coding sequence ATGACCGAAACGGAGCTGCGGCAGGAGATCGTCGCGGTCGCGCAGGCGATCGATCGGGCCGGGTTCTGCCCGTCGAAATCGGGCAATGTCTCTGCCCGCTTCGGGGAGGGGCTGCTGATCACGCCCTCCGGGCTGCCCTATGCGCAGACGAGGCCGGAGGATCTGATCCATCTCGCGCCGGACGGGGCCGTTCTGAGCGGGTCGCGTAAGCCATCCTCGGAATGGCCGTTCCATGTCGCGATCTACCAGGCACGGCCGGACGCGCAGGCGATCGTGCATACCCATTCGCCGCGCGCCACAGCGCTCTCCTGCGCGCGGCGCGGCATCCCGGCTTTCCACTACATGATCGCGCTGTGCGGCGGCTCCGATGTGCGCTGCGCCGACTATGCCACCTTCGGCACGCCGGAGCTTGCCGCCAATGCCGTGAAGGGGCTGGAAGGGCGCAAGGCGGTGCTGCTCGCCAATCACGGGGTCATCGCGCTGGGGCAGACGCTTGCCGGGGCGCACACTATCGTCGCGGAGGTCGAGAACCTCGCCGGCCAATATCTCGACATCCTCGCCGCCGGGCTTCAGCCCGTCATCCTCGATGACGCGGAGATGGAGCGCGTCGGCGCGAAGTTCGCAGGCTACGGCAAGGTCGGTTGA
- the apt gene encoding adenine phosphoribosyltransferase — MDQTTPMNLADSIRAIPDYPRPGIVFRDITTLLGDARAFRRAVDELVQPFAGLKIAKIAGIEARGFILGGAVAHQLSAAFIPVRKKGKLPLETLRATYALEYGTDEIEIHRDAVQPGERVLLVDDLVATGGTAEAAVNLLAGLGAEVVAACFIVDLPDLGGSDKIRRLGVPVRTLVSFSGD; from the coding sequence CGACAGCATCCGCGCGATCCCGGACTATCCCCGGCCGGGCATCGTCTTTCGCGACATCACGACGCTGCTCGGCGATGCGCGGGCCTTCCGGCGCGCCGTCGACGAGCTGGTGCAGCCCTTCGCCGGGCTGAAGATCGCCAAGATTGCCGGCATCGAGGCGCGTGGCTTCATTCTCGGCGGCGCCGTGGCGCATCAGCTCTCCGCCGCCTTCATCCCGGTGCGCAAGAAGGGCAAGCTGCCGCTCGAGACGCTGCGGGCAACCTATGCGCTCGAATACGGCACGGACGAGATCGAGATCCACCGCGACGCGGTGCAGCCGGGCGAGCGCGTCCTGCTGGTCGACGACCTCGTCGCGACCGGCGGCACGGCCGAGGCCGCGGTCAACCTGCTCGCCGGGCTCGGGGCCGAGGTCGTCGCCGCCTGCTTCATCGTCGACCTGCCCGACCTCGGTGGCTCGGACAAGATCCGCCGCCTGGGCGTGCCGGTGCGGACGCTGGTCTCCTTCTCCGGGGATTGA
- a CDS encoding MaoC family dehydratase — protein MLQFEDFVVGESARSRSIAVSQDDIVAFASRYDAQSFHVDPEAAKTSFVGRLIGSGWHSCSLLMRLMAESFLLDSTGMGAPGIEEVKWLRPLLPGDSVTARRTVIETKASRSRPEMGLVRFRLELINQRDEPLLEQTNWIMFGRKGSGIAPQPKGDWLAHSVRYERPAEESPLEAPAQAPGPTRFFEELAIGSRHELGSLVFTPEEIVAFARSFDPQPFHMDEAAAAASSFGRLAASGWHTAAVWMATMVSHRKRQLAATTGREARLGPSPGFKNMRWSKPVFAGDRITYFSEVMDKRESASRPQWGLFFHRNTGINQNGEEVFSFDGCVFVERKPA, from the coding sequence ATGCTGCAATTCGAGGATTTCGTCGTCGGCGAGAGCGCTCGCTCGCGCAGCATCGCCGTCTCGCAGGACGACATCGTCGCCTTCGCCTCGCGTTATGACGCCCAGAGCTTCCATGTCGACCCGGAAGCCGCCAAGACGAGCTTCGTCGGCCGCCTGATCGGCTCCGGCTGGCATAGCTGCTCGCTCTTGATGCGGCTGATGGCGGAGAGCTTCCTGCTGGACTCGACCGGCATGGGCGCGCCCGGCATCGAGGAGGTGAAGTGGCTGCGCCCGCTCCTCCCCGGCGACAGTGTGACGGCACGCCGCACCGTGATCGAGACCAAGGCCTCGCGCTCGCGGCCGGAAATGGGCCTCGTCCGCTTCCGGCTGGAACTCATCAACCAGCGCGACGAGCCGCTGCTGGAGCAGACCAACTGGATCATGTTCGGCCGCAAGGGCTCCGGCATCGCCCCGCAGCCGAAGGGCGACTGGCTCGCCCATTCCGTGCGCTACGAGCGCCCGGCCGAGGAAAGCCCGCTCGAGGCACCGGCCCAGGCGCCGGGGCCGACCCGCTTCTTCGAGGAACTGGCGATCGGCAGCCGCCACGAACTCGGCAGCCTCGTCTTCACGCCCGAAGAGATCGTCGCCTTCGCCCGCAGCTTCGACCCGCAGCCTTTCCACATGGACGAAGCCGCGGCCGCAGCCTCCTCCTTCGGCCGGCTGGCGGCATCAGGCTGGCATACGGCCGCCGTCTGGATGGCGACGATGGTCTCGCACCGCAAGCGCCAGCTCGCCGCCACGACGGGCCGCGAGGCCCGGCTCGGGCCCTCGCCGGGCTTCAAGAACATGCGCTGGTCGAAGCCGGTCTTCGCCGGCGACCGCATCACCTATTTCTCCGAGGTGATGGACAAGCGCGAAAGCGCCTCGCGCCCGCAATGGGGCCTGTTCTTCCACCGGAACACCGGCATCAACCAGAACGGCGAAGAGGTGTTCAGCTTCGACGGCTGTGTTTTCGTCGAGCGCAAACCGGCCTGA
- the ychF gene encoding redox-responsive ATPase YchF — protein sequence MGFKCGIVGLPNVGKSTLFNALTQTAAAQAANYPFCTIEPNVGDVAVPDERLEKLATIAGSKEIIPTRLTFVDIAGLVRGASRGEGLGNQFLANIRECDAIAHVVRCFEDGDITHVEGKISPVDDIETIETELMLADLDSLEKRIVPLEKKAKSGDKEAKEAVDLMSRCLTLLRDGKPARLVQLSPEERRPFELLGLLSSKPVLYVCNVEEASADKGNNFSELVKKRAAEEGAVAVVVSAKIESEIAVLPAEEQTDYLEAVGLEEPGLNRVIRAGYSLLNLVTYFTVGPKEARAWTIEKGTKGPQAAGVIHTDFEKGYIRAETIAYDDYIANKGEAGAREAGKFRLEGKEYVVADGDVLHFRFAT from the coding sequence ATGGGCTTCAAATGCGGAATCGTCGGCCTGCCGAATGTCGGCAAGTCGACCCTCTTCAACGCGCTGACGCAGACGGCGGCGGCCCAGGCTGCGAACTACCCGTTCTGCACCATCGAGCCGAATGTCGGCGACGTCGCCGTGCCCGACGAGCGGCTGGAGAAGCTCGCGACAATAGCCGGCTCGAAGGAGATCATCCCGACCCGCCTGACTTTCGTCGACATCGCCGGCCTGGTGCGCGGCGCCTCGCGCGGCGAAGGCCTCGGCAACCAGTTCCTCGCCAACATCCGCGAATGCGACGCCATCGCCCATGTCGTGCGCTGCTTCGAGGACGGCGACATCACCCATGTCGAGGGCAAGATCTCGCCGGTCGACGACATTGAGACGATCGAGACCGAGCTGATGCTCGCGGACCTCGACAGCCTTGAGAAGCGCATCGTCCCGCTCGAGAAGAAGGCCAAGTCCGGGGACAAGGAAGCCAAGGAAGCGGTCGACCTGATGAGCCGCTGCCTGACCCTGCTGCGCGACGGCAAGCCGGCCCGCCTCGTCCAGCTTTCGCCCGAGGAGCGCCGCCCCTTCGAGTTGCTCGGCCTGCTCTCCTCCAAGCCCGTGCTCTACGTCTGTAACGTCGAGGAGGCCAGCGCCGACAAGGGCAACAATTTCTCCGAGTTGGTGAAGAAGCGCGCCGCCGAGGAAGGCGCCGTCGCCGTCGTGGTCTCGGCCAAGATCGAGAGCGAGATCGCGGTGCTGCCGGCCGAGGAGCAGACGGATTATCTGGAGGCCGTCGGGCTTGAGGAGCCGGGACTGAACCGCGTCATCCGCGCCGGCTACAGCCTGCTCAACCTCGTGACCTATTTCACAGTCGGCCCGAAGGAAGCCCGCGCCTGGACGATCGAGAAGGGCACCAAGGGCCCGCAGGCCGCCGGCGTGATCCATACCGATTTCGAGAAGGGCTATATCCGCGCCGAAACCATCGCCTATGACGACTACATCGCCAACAAGGGCGAGGCAGGCGCGCGCGAAGCCGGAAAGTTCCGCCTCGAAGGCAAGGAATACGTCGTCGCCGACGGCGACGTACTGCATTTCCGTTTCGCGACCTGA